A region from the Cydia amplana chromosome 7, ilCydAmpl1.1, whole genome shotgun sequence genome encodes:
- the LOC134649610 gene encoding thioredoxin domain-containing protein: protein MLLKLSFLVLFLSVINAESGVLQTVSDDELLQLIKDREKLIVLFTKPDCDACTKLNNNLEGLKEDFKKHLNADTVKVLNSHLARLYSPTKEPAIVFFRHGIPLLYSGEPDENEIYGFLEKNQSPVVKELNDKIFEHITQAATGATTGDWFIMFYGASCVECQRLHAVWEGVGATLRGRINVARIDANLAGLNTAKRFQVSKLPAFLFFRLGKVYRYNIPKNDVKSFVTFAQDWYKNAKAESVPLVSSPFDELVDWCVEMIKFGSAVGLELLAKYPWIWQIGGAGFGLVAITALIALVKAGRSKPAKETKKEKKSK from the exons atgttacttaaacttagttttttagttttattcttaAGTGTAATTAATGCAGAAAGTGGAGTATTGCAAACAGTTAGTGATGACGAGCTACTTCAATTGATAAAGGACagagaaaaacttatcgtattGTTCA CTAAACCTGATTGTGATGCATGTACGAAGTTGAACAACAATTTGGAAGGACTAAAGGAAGACTTTAAGAAGCATTTAAATGCAGATACAGTTAAGGTTTTGAATAGCCACCTGGCCAGGTTGTACAGCCCGACTAAGGAACCTGCAATTGTCTTTTTTAGACATGGAATACCTTTGCTATACAGTG GTGAGCCTGATGAAAATGAAATCTACGGGTTTCTGGAAAAGAATCAATCACCGGTAGTCAAAGAACTCAATGATAAAATCTTTGAACACATAACGCAAGCTGCTACTGGGGCAACTACAGGAGATTGGTTTATTATGTT CTACGGTGCATCATGCGTTGAATGCCAGCGACTGCACGCAGTATGGGAAGGCGTAGGCGCGACTCTTCGCGGGCGAATCAACGTCGCGCGCATAGACGCCAATCTAGCCGGCCTCAATACTGCCAAGCGGTTCCAGGTCTCTAAGCTGCCAGCGTTCTTGTT TTTCCGCCTTGGTAAAGTTTATAGGTACAACATACCTAAAAATGATGTAAAATCGTTCGTCACATTTGCTCAAGATTGGTACAAAAATGCAAAGGCTGAGAGCGTGCCTCTCGTATCATCACCatt TGACGAACTCGTGGACTGGTGTGTTGAGATGATTAAATTTGGCAGCGCCGTTGGGCTGGAGCTGCTGGCCAAGTACCCCTGGATTTGGCAAATCGGAGGGGCCGGTTTCGGCCTCGTGGCCATCACGGCTCTTATTGCGCTAGTCAAAGCTGGCCGATCTAAACCAGCGAAGGAGACGAAAAAGGAGAAAAAGAGCAAATAG
- the LOC134649611 gene encoding ELMO domain-containing protein 2, protein MVFFNVWSVLQWYLRPLIKWFLRKTTRLCELQRICYGDKPGAERSCNVERSLMLSRTEDVKQVVSYLDTVVYERRFVPSNFPEILNPSVAIILRAKKINPKLHDLFILSFRRCLEQIWSYRMLVQEVEEVRKTPYECTMPDHEEKLLKLWSLLVPNEDLESRVTKQWQYIGFQGDDPKTDFRGMGLLGLENLLFFASEYPQAASHVLSHSHHPKYGYTFAIVGINLTSMAYYLLRDGSAKTYMFNAKQYLPNMNLFHRFYCYLFYEFDRMWIESKPENMMEFSIIFKRFEDAVRTELADPASVFRINIEVDTI, encoded by the exons atggtGTTCTTCAATGTTTGGTCAGTACTACAATGGTATTTGAGACCTCTTATTAAATGGTTTCTGAGGAAAACAACAAGACTATGTGAGTTACAAAGGATATGTTATGGCGATAAACCTGGCGCGGAACGGTCGTGCAATGTAGAAAGATCTCTGATGCTATCACGTACTGAAGACGTAAAGCAAGTAGTTTCATATTTAGATACAGTAGTATATGAGCGACGGTTTGTTCCTTCTAACTTTCCCGAAATATTAAATCCATCTGTGGCTATCATTCTCAGAGCAAAAAAAATAAATCCAAAACTACACGATTTGTTCATTTTATCATTTCGGAGATGCCTGGAACAAATTTGGAGTTACAGAATGTTAGTTCAGGAAGTAGAAGAAGTGCGCAAGACTCCCTATGAATGTACAATGCCTGATCATGAAGAGAAACTATTGAAACTTTGGAGTTTATTAGTACCCAATGAAGATCTAGAGAGTAGAGTGACTAAGCAGTGGCAGTACATAGGATTTCAG GGTGATGATCCCAAGACTGATTTCCGTGGCATGGGTTTGCTTGGATTGGAAAACTTGTTGTTTTTTGCTTCAGAGTATCCACAAGCTGCAAGCCATGTTCTGAGCCATTCACATCATCCGAAATATGGCTACACCTTTGCAATAGTAGGCATTAACCTAACTTCCATGGCATATTATTTGCTGAGGGATGGCTCCGCTAAAACTTACATGTTTAATGCTAAACAGTACTTACCCAATATGAATTTGTTCCACAGATTTTACTGCTACCTTTTCTATGAATTTGACAGAATGTGGATAGAATCAAAACCGGAAAATATGATGGAATTTTCAATAATATTCAAAAGGTTTGAAGATGCCGTCAGAACTGAGTTAGCTGATCCAGCCTCAGTATTTAGAATTAACATAGAAGTTGATACAATATAA